The sequence AAGCCCACCTcactgagcctcactttcctcatgtGCGAAATGGGAAGAATAGCACCCAGGCTGCCACACTGAGTTGTGCAGTTAATTCACTGGAAAAGACACTTGGCCAAGGGAGTGAGTGGGGGCTGTGCAAGGCTGTGTCTGCCTGGGGGAGAGGGCACTTGCTTTTCAGTCACTCTGATGTGCCATATGGTGTCTTCAGTAGCTTCCATCTCATTAGTGGTTTTGAGGGGTCAGTGGGATGATACTCGGGCCCATAGCACAGGCTTAGAAAAGGCACCTTCTCTTGAGTTCTCCCTTCTCTCAAGTTCTCCTCAAGCTCTCCCCTCATTTTGCCCACCCTCTCCTCATCTCTCCAGGGCTTGGCCTTTTGCTGCTCTCCTTGCTCCTGGCTCGAGCTGGTGTCTGGGGATTTCCAAGGCCCCCGGGGAGACTCCCCCTGAGCCTAGAGGAGGAGTTCAAGGTCAGCCTGCATCTTGCCAGGAAGCTGCTGTCCGAAGTTCGGGCCCAGGCACACCGCTTTGTGAGTTTCCCTAATGCAACTGGCTCTGGGGATGGGCAGATCCTCACTCCCATCTGGCCCCCACTAACACACCTTTCCCTACAGGCTGAAGCTCACCTGCCAGGAGTGAACCTGGACCTCCTGCCCCTGGGACAGCAGCTCCCCAATGTTTCCCTGACCTTCCAGGCCTGGTGCAGCCTCTCTGTGAGTGGGGGAGGTTGTGGAGGATAGGACTGGGGAGGAAAGTGAGCTGGCAATAAAGCTGGGCTGGGTGGATAGAAATGAAATCAGGGATTAAATTGAAGATAGATTTGGGGATAAATTGAAGGATACAATCTGGATGAGGTTGAGTATGTCATTGGATATAAAGATGAAGCTGAATAAAGAAATGGAGTTAAAAAGAGGGTGAGAGTGAAGCTGGGCATGgaaagaggtgggggtgggaatggaatGGGATTAGGGATAGAAATTAGTATGGAGGAGGGATGAGAATGGGAGAGGTTGGAAATAGGAAGAAGGTTGGGGATGAGAAGGGGTGTGGATTACTGGTGAGGATGGGAATGGAATGGAGTTGGGATGGAGTTGGAGTTGGAATAGAGTGAATGAGTCTAGAAATATGGTTGAGAAATCTAATTGGGAATAGGAATGGGAGTAAAGATAGGAAAGAGGTTGGAGACAGACTGAAAACAAGTGAGGAGATGGAGATAGGATGGGATGgtgaagaaaggaataaaatgggTTTTCGGATAGAGCGTGATAAGATAATGGAGATGGGGTTGGTGTGAGATATGAGTTCATGCATGCAACTGAAAGTGAGGTTGGGAAAAGAGACAGGATAGAGATCAGAGACAGTGGAGACTAGAATGGTGGTGAGTGAAGGGAAGGAGTGGCAGAGATGAAGTTGAGGATGAGAGCAGATATTCGGATggagtttgggatgggaatgggaccCAGAGAGACATGAGGTTGGGTTTGACGTGGGTCATTCTTGCCCTGTGGACCTTTTCTGACCCCTTCCCTCTGCTTCCGCAGGGATCAGAGCGACTGTTCTTCCTCTCCACAACACTTCGCCCCTTTCAAGCCCTATTGGGAGGGCTGGGGACCCAGGGGAGCTGGACCAGCTCAGAGAGGATACagctgtgggccatgaggctggatCTCCGAGATTTGCAGCGGCATCTTCGCTTCCAGGTAGAGAACCCGCCCACCCTCCTTGACCCCCAGAGACCAAAACTGCGTGTCATTggctcccttttaaaaaatacccctATGTCCACAGGTGGGGTAAGTCTGAAGGGAGATACTCCAGATCCTCTGAGTATGTATGtgtgaagggtgtgtgtgtgtgtgtgtgtgtgtgtgtgtgtgtgtgtgtgtgtatgtgtgtggctgCACCAGGTCCTGGCTCTACCTGAATCTCTTGGGGTCTTGGTCTTAAACAAGAGAACAGCTCTGACACACCCAGCACAGCATCCCGCACCAGCAGGACCAACAATAAAGCTGGTTCCCTTCTCCCTGTCATCCTCTGACATCATCAGGTCCTGCTGAGCATGTCACAGGGAAATAAGAATTTTACCTTTATTAAAAGGAGAATAGAAAACGCAAGCAGCAGAAAGACCAGCTATATCACCTTTCTGCCCAATTCTGATCCTAATATGACCCTTAAGAGAGGAATTTCCAGAACCCCAAGTGCCCAGAGCAATCCTGGATGAGTAAGCCAGCTCCCTCCGTGAGCACCAGCTCGCTCTGTGACTTCCATTTTCTTGAAGCAAAAGAACCAGACAGGATACATGAGGTGATGACATAATGGAAGATCTGAAGTAGGGGCTGTCCAGGGAAATCATGACTTTATGGTCATGTGGCACCACTAGGCACGGATTCGCTCAGCATCTCAGCTGGACCATATTCTGACCGTGGGCCTCTCCTCACAGGTGCTGGCTGCAGGATTCAACCTCCctgaggaggaggacgaggaggggaaggggctgctcCCAGGGGCCCTGCACGGCCACGCACAGACGTCAGCCCGGATGTCCTGGCCCCAGCTCCTCTACGCCTACCGGTTGCTGCACTCCTTGGAGCTGGTCTTGTCGCGGGCCGTGCGGGACTTACTGCTGCTCTCCCAGGCTAAgaacccaggccaggccttggggtGCCCAACACTGGCCGGCTCCCAGCCCTGATGGAGTGATGTCTCAGCCCCTTCCCTCACCGGTTAGGACTTTACGACGCGTCTGGGCCAACAGGACAGCCACCAGCTCCCTGCCTTAGACAAGGCAGGactccactgccctccctccccagaccctACCCAATAACTTAAGGCCCCTCCAGTCCTTGCTGGGTATTTatttcatggatatttatttattgctcagGGAAATGAtggtttatttattgtttcaggaCCCGCTGGCTGTCCTCGGCTAGGCCGCCATTCTGGGTGCCTAATAAAGcactctcaccctctctctgcctcGGCTTCTTTTCAGAGAAGGGGTGTCTGGTACCCAAAGGGGGCACAGAATGGACTCGGCAGCCCCTGGCCACCCTGGATCCCTCTCTGCTCCTACATGTTGGGGTTCCTGGCCCACCTTTCTCCACTCTGGCTTGCTCAGTTGGTGGTTGCCACAGTAACCAGCAGAGTTCTGAGGCTGAGCTCCCATTTTGGAACCTTAAGGTGGCTGGTCCGCTTACATCAAACGTTTGATTGTAAATGCAGCTCCAtaggccctcccagcccctttcCTCCCCGCTGCCCTCCAGCCCAGAGGTTTGCCTGCCTCCCACAGCTCTCCACGGCCTTGGGGAGCGGCTTGGGGAGTGGGGGTAATCGGAGAGGGAAGGCTGTGGGAGACTGTCTCTGTCCCCTCTCAGGCCTCCAGACAGCTGCCAAGACCGGCTGGGGAGGTAGTCAGGACAGGCTGTGAGCGGTGGTCCCCGGGGGGCAGGCAGTCCACCAGCTGCATTGGCGAGTCAGATTCCTTAAGTTCGTGCTTCTCCAAGATGTCTGGTTCTGTCTGCTCCGTGGACGAAACagcaagaaactgaggcccagacggTGGACAGGGTGCATCCAAGTGGCCGAGGGAGGCAGGCTGAGCAGGGTTCAGCCGAGCCCTCCGCCTCTCGCTCAGGGCCTGGCTCCCGAGTCACGGTGCCATCACTGGGGCTTTGGCCGGCCCAGTCtggcctgcagctcctgcatCATGCCGGGGTGTGCAAAGCCAAACCTGGAGATGGAAGACAGGCTGGGAGCTGGTCTCCAGTGTCCggagcctcctgcccagcccagcccagcccagcccagtcacTTCACCCAGTGCTTACCCTTGTCCCAGGGGCCTTCTCCTAGCTGGCACCGGGGTCCCTTCAGGCCTAGGGAGGCTTGGCTCTGGGGGTTCCGCTGGGTGGAGAAGTCTCTGCTCAGGGGCTGACAGCTCTTCCTCtggtggggggctggcaggctcctgctgctgctcagggGTGGGGATGCGCCGGAAAGAGGGCCTGGAGCGACGCTGCGAGGAGCTGCGGGAGAGGAGCACACGGCTCCGCGGGACAGAGACGTCCAGGCGAGACACAGGGAggagggcctgcagggagggagcaCTGGGTAGTACGGGGCTGGCTTCAGGATTCTGGTCTGTTTGGCTCTGGACCCTTCCTGGAGCCTTACCTCACTCCAGCTGCCGTGCACATCCCCCTGGGCAGCCTCTTCACGTGGcccagggtcctggtttgctGGCTGGTCCTCCTGGCCCTGGGCGTCCTGCAGGTCTTCTGCATCAAGCTCCTTGGCCTCTGCCCTCTGGTGTCCGCTCCCCTCCACGCCCTCCATGTCACAGGGCATGTGTGCCTCTCCCTCACGGCCGTGGTCCCCACGCTGCCCCTCGCTGCCTCGCCTCTGCTGCCTCGCCTCCCATGCCCCAGCCTCTTTTTCTGACAGCATCTGCCCTTCTGGGAACCCCTTGGCCTCCACTATAACCATGGTCCCCTCTGCCCTCACCGCCTGGGAGCCCGAGGTAAAGCCACCCATCCCACAGCTTCCTTCTGCCGCTACCGATTCCCCAGCCTCCGCCCACTCCCCCCCTGGCTCACCTTCCCCAGCCTCAAAAGCCTCCACTTGGCCACCTCTGCCAGTAACCTCCTCCTCTGCGGAGCCCTCCAGGCCAAGTTCCTGCCcgcctctgctctctccctctgcagcctcgATCACCTCTGCACCTCTGCCAGCTTCCTCGCTTCCTTCTGAGTCCCAGCCTCTTCCAAATGCCCCATCCCACGCTTCCCCCGTCCCTCCTTCAGGCCCTTCCCCGGTCCCAGCAGCCCTTCCATCCGCAGCTGCCTTATGCGCCACAGTCCCAGCAGCCGAGGAACCGGCCCGTGTGTCCTCACTGTCCCGGGAGCTCGGCgctgcctcctccagcctccgGCCTCCCCTGGGcattccctctgcctcccagggcACTGCAGCCCCCACCTCCTCATCCTTGGTTTCTCTATCATCTGACTCACCCAGGGACCAGCCTTCCCCTAACTCTGCCCCGTGCCTTCCACCCAGCTCCGGGCTGTCTGCTCCACTCCCTGCTTCCTctgcttccttccactctccGCCTGCCTCCAGGACCCATGGCAGTGCAGATTCTTGGTTTCCCgcagcctccccctcctcttccataCCTACTTCCTCCTGCGTATTCCCTCCCTGCACATCCCTCTTTCTCCGGCTTTCCCAGGCTTCTGCACCAGGCCTCCTATAGCCCGTGTGCCTGGGACTGGCCTCCAGGCTCCTTTCTGCCTcctctttgctctggcctggagtgCTCCAGAGCTCTTCCTTCACCTGCTGGCCTTCCCCGGGTTGTCCCACTGGGGTCTGGAGGCCGCCTATCTGCTCACCATCCCAAACTTCAGTGACCTTGTGCTCTGGGCCACCACCCTCTACCCCAAATTCTTCTCGACCCCCCTGAGCTCCCTCCTCACTCCTCTTCTCCCTCAACTCCTTTTCAGGTGTGGCCTTTGGGGTCGCCTCCAAGTCAGCATCACCTTCAGCCTTGTTTGCCCCTTTGTCCTGGGAGAGCTCAGCCTCTGTGGCCCAGCAGCTCTCGTTCTCCTCCTTGGCCTCCTGTGCCTGCACCACTTCCTCCGGACTGGCTTGAGCAGCCTTGATCTCTGAGTCTTGCCTTCCCTTGGCCTCTTTCCCATCCTGATCTGCCTGACCCTCcgagccctcccctgccccccactctgacccctggcctTCCGCGGTCTCCTTCCCTGCTGTCTGGACCTCAGCCATTTCTCCCATTCCTTCAGCTCCCAGGGCCTGAGTCTGTTTCAGGGACAGGCTCACCTCAGCCTCTCTattttcacccacctcctcctcctgggctcccctGGAGGCCTCTTCTAAGGCCCAGACTCTCCCTGTACATTCTAGGCTCCTATCTCCTGGGGCTGCCCCATTTTCTGTCTCCCTGACTCCTGGGAAGTCAGCCGCCTCCGTGCCTGAGGCtatcccagcctcctcctcaccTGAGGCTGTTCCAGCCTCCCCACCTGAGATTGTCCAGGCCTCCTCCCTTCCTGAGGTTGTCCTGACCTCCTCTCTGTCCAAGGTTGCCTCATCCTCAGACGCTGCCCCTGGGTCCTGAGTCCCCTGTGCCTCTGTGCTTTGGCCATCCCTCTCCACGGCCAccacctcttcttccctcccGGCCTCTTTGGCTCCAGCTCCCTGGATCTCCTCTGCAACTGCCTCCTTGACTGCCTGTTCTGACtccctgccatcccctgctgcccTTTTCCCATGGGCACCAGCCTTTCCCTCAGGCTCCCTACGCCCGGTCCACTCTGACTCCACCCCTCTGACCCCCCCTGGCTCTCTTGCCctgacctcttcctcctcctcctcctgttcccaGGTTCTCGGTGTCTCTTCTCTGTTCACTTCCTGCTCATTGCACTCCTGActctcctgggctgggctgctcccGTCTTGGCCAGCCTCAGACCCTGAGTCAGATTTCTTTCTGGCCTCCAAGAGGGCACTTGGCTCCTGGCACCTGGACGCCTTGGCTGCCTCCCACGCCCCAGTGTCCTGCCTATCTCCTTGAGACCCATGGGAGCTGCCTTCTCCCCAACTCCAGGTCTGTTCTGAAGCTGAGCTTCCCTCCTGGTGTCTTCTAGCCTCTCCAGGCCCTCTCGGCCCTCCATCCCCCTTGctttggctgcctcccacaccctccagggcctcctgggcTTCCTCCTCTACACTTCTTCCTAGCCTTCCTGTAGCCACCTCCCCCAGTTCCTCAGCTGCCCATGCCTCCCTCCTCTCTACAGTGGGGACCTCATCTCCCAAAAGGTAGGAGACAAAGGTGCTGAAGGATTCCTAGAagaatggggagagggggagacaagGGCATTAAGGGAAGGTCCATCTCTCTCCCGGGGACCCTGGGCCAGAGGAACTCAGAATAGGAGGAGGGGTTCTGGGTCTGGGAGGAGGacaacaggatctgcagaaggaatAGGAAAGGGCC is a genomic window of Eptesicus fuscus isolate TK198812 chromosome 4, DD_ASM_mEF_20220401, whole genome shotgun sequence containing:
- the APOBR gene encoding apolipoprotein B receptor, whose protein sequence is MDFLRLHLPGLHQALRGTLESFSTFVSYLLGDEVPTVERREAWAAEELGEVATGRLGRSVEEEAQEALEGVGGSQSKGDGGPRGPGEARRHQEGSSASEQTWSWGEGSSHGSQGDRQDTGAWEAAKASRCQEPSALLEARKKSDSGSEAGQDGSSPAQESQECNEQEVNREETPRTWEQEEEEEEVRAREPGGVRGVESEWTGRREPEGKAGAHGKRAAGDGRESEQAVKEAVAEEIQGAGAKEAGREEEVVAVERDGQSTEAQGTQDPGAASEDEATLDREEVRTTSGREEAWTISGGEAGTASGEEEAGIASGTEAADFPGVRETENGAAPGDRSLECTGRVWALEEASRGAQEEEVGENREAEVSLSLKQTQALGAEGMGEMAEVQTAGKETAEGQGSEWGAGEGSEGQADQDGKEAKGRQDSEIKAAQASPEEVVQAQEAKEENESCWATEAELSQDKGANKAEGDADLEATPKATPEKELREKRSEEGAQGGREEFGVEGGGPEHKVTEVWDGEQIGGLQTPVGQPGEGQQVKEELWSTPGQSKEEAERSLEASPRHTGYRRPGAEAWESRRKRDVQGGNTQEEVGMEEEGEAAGNQESALPWVLEAGGEWKEAEEAGSGADSPELGGRHGAELGEGWSLGESDDRETKDEEVGAAVPWEAEGMPRGGRRLEEAAPSSRDSEDTRAGSSAAGTVAHKAAADGRAAGTGEGPEGGTGEAWDGAFGRGWDSEGSEEAGRGAEVIEAAEGESRGGQELGLEGSAEEEVTGRGGQVEAFEAGEGEPGGEWAEAGESVAAEGSCGMGGFTSGSQAVRAEGTMVIVEAKGFPEGQMLSEKEAGAWEARQQRRGSEGQRGDHGREGEAHMPCDMEGVEGSGHQRAEAKELDAEDLQDAQGQEDQPANQDPGPREEAAQGDVHGSWSEALLPVSRLDVSVPRSRVLLSRSSSQRRSRPSFRRIPTPEQQQEPASPPPEEELSAPEQRLLHPAEPPEPSLPRPEGTPVPARRRPLGQGFGFAHPGMMQELQARLGRPKPQ
- the IL27 gene encoding interleukin-27 subunit alpha; amino-acid sequence: MGQKAGDLGWRLGLLLLSLLLARAGVWGFPRPPGRLPLSLEEEFKVSLHLARKLLSEVRAQAHRFAEAHLPGVNLDLLPLGQQLPNVSLTFQAWCSLSGSERLFFLSTTLRPFQALLGGLGTQGSWTSSERIQLWAMRLDLRDLQRHLRFQVLAAGFNLPEEEDEEGKGLLPGALHGHAQTSARMSWPQLLYAYRLLHSLELVLSRAVRDLLLLSQAKNPGQALGCPTLAGSQP